In the Mesorhizobium sp. M1D.F.Ca.ET.043.01.1.1 genome, CGAGGCTGGCGAGATATTCGGTGATGTCCTTGGCCAGCGCAGAGATTCGCGCCGCCTTTTCGGCATAGGCCGGATCGAGGCGCAGCATGAAGCCATAGTCCTTGATCGTCGTGCCGCAACCGGATGCGGTGATGATGATGGCATCGAGCCCACCCTGGTCGATGGCGCGCGTCCATGCGTCGACATTTTGCCTGGCCGAGGCAAGGGCCTGATCCTCGCGACCCATGTGATGGACGAGCGCCCCGCAGCAGCCCTCGCCTGCCGGCACAACGACCTCGATGCCCAGCCGTGTCAGCAGGGAGACGGTCGCTTCGTTGATGGCCGGATCGAGCACCGACTGCGCGCAGCCTGTGAGGATGGCGACGCGGCCGCGTTTTTTGGTCCCCTGCCCCGCATGCGTGCCCGGCGAAGCCATCGGCGATGCCGGCGGGATCGACGACGGCGCAAGCTTCAGCATCGCCGCGATCGGTCTCAGCGCCGGTAGCTTTTCGAACAGGCCGATGAACGGCCGGCCGAGGCCGGCGAGCTTCAACGCGGCGCGGAAGCGACCTGGGTAAGGCAGCACGAAAGCCAGCATGGCACGGTTCAGCCGGTCGAGCAGCGGCCGCTTGTAGGTCTTCTGGATATGGGCGCGGGCATGATCGACGAGATGCATGTAGTTGACGCCCGACGGGCAGGTCGTCATGCAGGCCAAGCAGGACAGGCAGCGGTCGATATGGGTGACGATCTCCTTGTCCGCTGGTCGGCCGTTCTCCAGCATGTCCTTGATGAGATAAATGCGGCCGCGCGGCGAGTCCAACTCGTTGCCCAAGGTCACATAGGTCGGACAGGTGGCGGTGCAGAAGCCGCAATGCACGCATTTGCGCAGGATTTTTTCCGATTCCGCGACATGCGGGTCGGCAAGCTGGGCAAGGGAGAAATTGGTCTGCACTCAAAAATCCTTACTGCCCCAGTAGCCAGCTTTGCGGGTTCTTGACGGGCTCGCCGCGTTGCAGCGCCTGGATGCCCAGGATGCAACGGGCGATGAACCAGACGGCGACGGCGAACATCAGCAGGAAGCCAATCACGAGCATCATCAGGACCACGGAGATCAGCGCGTAGAGAAGGCCGATCCAGAAAGTCCTGACCAGGAATGTGTAGTGGCTTTCGACGAAGCCGCCCGCCTTGCCGCGATTGATATAGGCAAGCACGATGCCGACAATGCCGGTGACGCCGACGACGAGGCTGGCGAGATAGAGAATGTAGATGACCAGCGCGTTGGTTTGGCCTGGTTCCAG is a window encoding:
- the glcF gene encoding glycolate oxidase subunit GlcF gives rise to the protein MQTNFSLAQLADPHVAESEKILRKCVHCGFCTATCPTYVTLGNELDSPRGRIYLIKDMLENGRPADKEIVTHIDRCLSCLACMTTCPSGVNYMHLVDHARAHIQKTYKRPLLDRLNRAMLAFVLPYPGRFRAALKLAGLGRPFIGLFEKLPALRPIAAMLKLAPSSIPPASPMASPGTHAGQGTKKRGRVAILTGCAQSVLDPAINEATVSLLTRLGIEVVVPAGEGCCGALVHHMGREDQALASARQNVDAWTRAIDQGGLDAIIITASGCGTTIKDYGFMLRLDPAYAEKAARISALAKDITEYLASLDLPEPVRKPGIIVAYHSACSMQHGQKITRQPKELLSRAGFVVREPREGHLCCGSAGTYNILQSEISARLRDRKVRNIEATGAEIVATGNIGCITQIASAAKLPVVHTIKLLDWAYGGPKPEGVSDSGLIAAE
- a CDS encoding DUF4870 domain-containing protein; amino-acid sequence: MSNANPGPDTGARQTDRWLEPGQTNALVIYILYLASLVVGVTGIVGIVLAYINRGKAGGFVESHYTFLVRTFWIGLLYALISVVLMMLVIGFLLMFAVAVWFIARCILGIQALQRGEPVKNPQSWLLGQ